A window from Enterocloster bolteae encodes these proteins:
- a CDS encoding uracil-xanthine permease family protein, which translates to MNTDNTAKQHASLFDLDGVPKMSQAIPLALQHVVAMIVGCVTPAIIISGAAGIDTADRVLLIQASLVVSALATLLQLFPIGNKNSFHLGAGLPVILGVSFAYVPSMQAIAEQSGIPAILGAQIVGGVCAIIVGLTIKKIRKFFPPLIAGTVVFTIGLSLYPTAINYMAGGAGQPTYGAWQNWVVAIFTLVVVTVLNHFAKGFLKLASILMGMIAGYIFSMFFGMVSFGNVAESGMFQLPQVMHFGISFEASACVALGLLFVINSVQAIGDFSATTAGGLDREPTTNELHGAILGYGFSNIIGAFLGCLPTATYSQNVGIVATTKVVNRVTLGLSALIILVAGLFPKFSALLTTIPYAVLGGATVSVFASIAMTGMKLVMTEDMNYRNTSIVGLAAALGMGVSQASASLSAFPTWVTTIFGKSPVVIATLVAILLNVTLPKDTGKVKKN; encoded by the coding sequence ATGAATACAGACAATACAGCGAAACAGCACGCATCCCTGTTTGATTTGGATGGTGTGCCAAAAATGAGCCAGGCAATTCCCCTGGCCCTTCAGCATGTAGTAGCCATGATTGTAGGCTGTGTGACGCCGGCCATTATTATTTCCGGCGCAGCAGGCATTGACACGGCAGACCGGGTTTTGCTGATTCAGGCTTCCCTGGTTGTATCTGCCCTGGCCACCCTGCTGCAGCTCTTCCCCATAGGCAATAAGAACAGTTTCCATCTGGGTGCCGGCCTTCCTGTTATCCTGGGCGTAAGCTTTGCCTACGTTCCCAGCATGCAGGCCATCGCGGAACAGTCCGGCATTCCCGCCATACTGGGAGCCCAGATTGTAGGCGGCGTGTGCGCCATTATCGTAGGCCTTACCATCAAGAAGATACGAAAGTTCTTCCCGCCTCTGATTGCAGGCACGGTTGTGTTTACCATTGGTCTGTCTCTCTACCCAACTGCCATCAACTACATGGCAGGCGGCGCGGGCCAGCCCACCTACGGTGCATGGCAGAACTGGGTGGTAGCCATCTTCACTCTGGTGGTTGTCACTGTGCTGAACCATTTTGCCAAGGGATTCCTGAAACTGGCATCCATTCTTATGGGTATGATTGCAGGCTATATCTTCTCCATGTTCTTTGGCATGGTAAGCTTTGGAAATGTGGCTGAATCCGGCATGTTCCAGCTTCCTCAGGTCATGCATTTCGGCATCAGCTTTGAGGCATCTGCCTGTGTGGCCCTGGGACTGCTGTTCGTTATCAACTCCGTGCAGGCAATCGGCGACTTCTCTGCCACCACGGCAGGAGGCCTGGACCGCGAGCCCACCACAAACGAGCTTCACGGCGCTATTCTGGGCTACGGCTTTTCAAACATCATAGGAGCCTTCCTGGGATGTCTGCCCACCGCCACCTACAGCCAGAACGTAGGTATCGTGGCTACCACCAAGGTTGTTAACCGCGTGACATTAGGGCTTTCCGCGCTGATTATACTGGTTGCCGGACTGTTTCCCAAATTCTCCGCCCTTCTGACCACCATTCCCTATGCGGTCTTAGGCGGTGCGACTGTATCTGTATTCGCTTCCATTGCCATGACCGGTATGAAACTGGTCATGACGGAAGATATGAACTACCGCAACACCTCTATCGTAGGTCTTGCAGCTGCCCTGGGAATGGGCGTGTCACAGGCATCCGCCTCCCTGTCCGCATTCCCGACATGGGTTACCACAATCTTCGGAAAATCCCCGGTTGTCATCGCAACCCTGGTGGCTATCCTGCTGAATGTCACCCTTCCGAAGGATACTGGAAAAGTTAAAAAGAATTAA